In one window of Orcinus orca chromosome 17, mOrcOrc1.1, whole genome shotgun sequence DNA:
- the PPP1R16A gene encoding protein phosphatase 1 regulatory subunit 16A isoform X1, translating to MAGGACGRSHRRRWPTAGHRSGSSSPPALPFWRRLPGMTWRKASVGQPCTAGSPVPVPRRRPREVRQGRGPASLATDPKWWEPQGSPHRPACGGSCSEVRQFLESGVSPDLGNEDGLTALHQSCIDDFREMVQQLLEAGAKVNARDSECWTPLHAAATCGHLHLVELLIAGGADLLAVNTDGNMPYDLCEDEQTLDCLETAMASRGECSPACLPGQQGAGRGGWCAGGGALSPLPRRHHPGQHRAGPGLARAAYAGGHPEPAAGGGRPQCPPGPRRHAGEDGATRDAGRGGCCRDAGRGTCCRPNQGRDSGAGGLPAATHRRGQRVRRGGCPAAGTRGQPEHQGPRRLGAAARSGLLGPGEHLRGGGAGRARRLRRLQQPGLAGPQVQLVELLVAHGADLNGKSLMEETPLDVCGDEEVRAKLLELKHKHDALLRAQGRQRSLLRRRTSSAGSRGKVVRRVSLTQRTSLYRKEHAQEAIVWQQPPPTSPEPSEEDEDRQTDTELRRPPPEEEDPEAARQHNGRVGAPPGRHLYSKRLDRSVSYQLSSLENTTPDALVQAKAPHTLAELKRQRAAAKLQRPLPEGLEAAESELPVDTETPQLECGSGAGGDPPLLRLTAPSEAARVEKRPCCLLM from the exons ATGGCAGGAGGGGCCTGCGGACGCAGTCACAGAAGGAGGTGGCCGACGGCCGGCCACAGAAGCGGGTCCTCTTCCCCCCCAGCGTTGCCCTTCTGGAGGCGGCTGCCCGGAATGACCTGGAGGAAGGCGAGTGTGGGCCAGCCATGCACGGCAGGCAGCCCTGTCCCTGTCCCCCGGCGCAGGCCTCGAGAGGTCCGCCAAGGGCGAGGCCCAGCGTCCTTAGCCACAGACCCCAAGTGGTGGGAGCCCCAGGGTAGCCCTCACAGGCCAGCCTGCGGAGGCTCCTGCAGTGAAG TCCGTCAGTTCCTCGAGAGTGGGGTCAGCCCTGACCTGGGCAATGAGGACGGCCTGACCGCCCTGCATCAG AGCTGCATCGATGACTTCCGGGAGATGGTGCAGCAGCTCCTGGAGGCTGGGGCCAAGGTCAATGCCCGTGACAGTGAGTGCTGGACACCCTTGCACGCCGCGGCCACCTGTGGCCACCTGCACCTGGTGGAGCTGCTCATTGCTGG TGGTGCCGACCTCCTGGCAGTCAACACGGACGGGAACATGCCCTATGACCTGTGTGAGGACGAGCAGACACTGGACTGCCTGGAGACGGCCATGGCCAGCCGTGGTGAGTgcagccctgcctgcctgccgGGGCAGCAGGGCGCAGGGCGCGGCGGGTGGTGTGCTGGGGGTGGAGCCCTGAGCCCGCTGCCCCGCAGGCATCACCCAGGACAGCATCGAGCGGGCCCGGGCCTTGCCCGAGCTGCATATGCTGGAGGACATCCGGAGCCTGCTGCAGGAGGGGGCAGACCTCAATGCCCCCCGGGACCACGGCGCCACGCTGGTGAGGACGGGGCCACGCGGGACGCAGGCAGGGGAGGCTGCTGCCGGGACGCAGGCAGGGGAACCTGCTGCCGGCCGAACCAGGGCCGGGACTCAGGGGCCGGCGGTTTGCCTGCAGCTACACATCGCCGCGGCCAGCGGGTTCGGCGAGGCGGCTGCCCTGCTGCTGGAACACGGGGCCAGCCTGAGCACCAAGGACCGCGACGGCTGGGAGCCGCTGCACGCAGCGGCCTACTGGGGCCAGGTGAGCACCTGCGGGGCGGTGGGGCCGGGCGGGCTCGGCGGCTCCGCAGGCTTCAGCAGCCCGGGCTCGCCGGCCCACAGGTGCAGCTGGTGGAGCTGCTCGTGGCACACGGGGCTGACCTGAACGGCAAATCCCTGATGGAAGAGACGCCTCTCG ACGTGTGCGGGGACGAGGAGGTGCGGGCCAAGCTGCTGGAGCTGAAACACAAGCACGACGCGCTCCTGCGCGCCCAGGGCCGCCAGCGTTCTCTGCTGCGTCGACGCACCTCTAGTGCCGGCAGCCGGGG GAAGGTGGTGAGGCGGGTGAGCTTGACCCAGCGCACCAGCCTGTACCGCAAGGAGCATGCCCAGGAGGCCATCGTATGGCAACAGCCCCCGCCTACCAGCCCGGAGCCGTCAGAGGAGGATGAGGACCGCCAGACAGACACGGAGCTCCGGCGGCCGCCCCCCGAA GAGGAGGACCCAGAGGCGGCCAGGCAGCACAACGGCCGAGTGGGGGCGCCCCCCGGGCGGCACCTGTACTCCAAGCGGCTGGACCGAAGTGTCTCCTACCAGCTGAGCTCCCTGGAGAACACCACCCCTGACGCCCTGGTCCAGGCCAAGGCCCCCCACACCCTGGCAGAGCTGAAGCGTCAGCGGGCTGCCGCTAAGCTGCAGCGACCCCTGCCTGAGGGGCTCGAGGCCGCTGAGTCTGAACTGCCTGTGGACACTGAGACCCCCCAGCTGGAGTGTGGCTCCGGGGCTGGTGGAGACCCACCCCTGCTCAGACTCACAGCCCCCTCAGAAGCAGCCCGCGTGGAGAAGAGGCCGTGCTGCCTGCTCATGTGA
- the PPP1R16A gene encoding protein phosphatase 1 regulatory subunit 16A isoform X3 produces MAGGACGRSHRRRWPTAGHRSGSSSPPALPFWRRLPGMTWRKASVGQPCTAGSPVPVPRRRPREVRQGRGPASLATDPKWWEPQGSPHRPACGGSCSEVRQFLESGVSPDLGNEDGLTALHQSCIDDFREMVQQLLEAGAKVNARDSECWTPLHAAATCGHLHLVELLIAGGADLLAVNTDGNMPYDLCEDEQTLDCLETAMASRGECSPACLPGQQGAGRGGWCAGGGALSPLPRRHHPGQHRAGPGLARAAYAGGHPEPAAGGGRPQCPPGPRRHAATHRRGQRVRRGGCPAAGTRGQPEHQGPRRLGAAARSGLLGPGEHLRGGGAGRARRLRRLQQPGLAGPQVQLVELLVAHGADLNGKSLMEETPLDVCGDEEVRAKLLELKHKHDALLRAQGRQRSLLRRRTSSAGSRGKVVRRVSLTQRTSLYRKEHAQEAIVWQQPPPTSPEPSEEDEDRQTDTELRRPPPEEEDPEAARQHNGRVGAPPGRHLYSKRLDRSVSYQLSSLENTTPDALVQAKAPHTLAELKRQRAAAKLQRPLPEGLEAAESELPVDTETPQLECGSGAGGDPPLLRLTAPSEAARVEKRPCCLLM; encoded by the exons ATGGCAGGAGGGGCCTGCGGACGCAGTCACAGAAGGAGGTGGCCGACGGCCGGCCACAGAAGCGGGTCCTCTTCCCCCCCAGCGTTGCCCTTCTGGAGGCGGCTGCCCGGAATGACCTGGAGGAAGGCGAGTGTGGGCCAGCCATGCACGGCAGGCAGCCCTGTCCCTGTCCCCCGGCGCAGGCCTCGAGAGGTCCGCCAAGGGCGAGGCCCAGCGTCCTTAGCCACAGACCCCAAGTGGTGGGAGCCCCAGGGTAGCCCTCACAGGCCAGCCTGCGGAGGCTCCTGCAGTGAAG TCCGTCAGTTCCTCGAGAGTGGGGTCAGCCCTGACCTGGGCAATGAGGACGGCCTGACCGCCCTGCATCAG AGCTGCATCGATGACTTCCGGGAGATGGTGCAGCAGCTCCTGGAGGCTGGGGCCAAGGTCAATGCCCGTGACAGTGAGTGCTGGACACCCTTGCACGCCGCGGCCACCTGTGGCCACCTGCACCTGGTGGAGCTGCTCATTGCTGG TGGTGCCGACCTCCTGGCAGTCAACACGGACGGGAACATGCCCTATGACCTGTGTGAGGACGAGCAGACACTGGACTGCCTGGAGACGGCCATGGCCAGCCGTGGTGAGTgcagccctgcctgcctgccgGGGCAGCAGGGCGCAGGGCGCGGCGGGTGGTGTGCTGGGGGTGGAGCCCTGAGCCCGCTGCCCCGCAGGCATCACCCAGGACAGCATCGAGCGGGCCCGGGCCTTGCCCGAGCTGCATATGCTGGAGGACATCCGGAGCCTGCTGCAGGAGGGGGCAGACCTCAATGCCCCCCGGGACCACGGCGCCACGCTG CTACACATCGCCGCGGCCAGCGGGTTCGGCGAGGCGGCTGCCCTGCTGCTGGAACACGGGGCCAGCCTGAGCACCAAGGACCGCGACGGCTGGGAGCCGCTGCACGCAGCGGCCTACTGGGGCCAGGTGAGCACCTGCGGGGCGGTGGGGCCGGGCGGGCTCGGCGGCTCCGCAGGCTTCAGCAGCCCGGGCTCGCCGGCCCACAGGTGCAGCTGGTGGAGCTGCTCGTGGCACACGGGGCTGACCTGAACGGCAAATCCCTGATGGAAGAGACGCCTCTCG ACGTGTGCGGGGACGAGGAGGTGCGGGCCAAGCTGCTGGAGCTGAAACACAAGCACGACGCGCTCCTGCGCGCCCAGGGCCGCCAGCGTTCTCTGCTGCGTCGACGCACCTCTAGTGCCGGCAGCCGGGG GAAGGTGGTGAGGCGGGTGAGCTTGACCCAGCGCACCAGCCTGTACCGCAAGGAGCATGCCCAGGAGGCCATCGTATGGCAACAGCCCCCGCCTACCAGCCCGGAGCCGTCAGAGGAGGATGAGGACCGCCAGACAGACACGGAGCTCCGGCGGCCGCCCCCCGAA GAGGAGGACCCAGAGGCGGCCAGGCAGCACAACGGCCGAGTGGGGGCGCCCCCCGGGCGGCACCTGTACTCCAAGCGGCTGGACCGAAGTGTCTCCTACCAGCTGAGCTCCCTGGAGAACACCACCCCTGACGCCCTGGTCCAGGCCAAGGCCCCCCACACCCTGGCAGAGCTGAAGCGTCAGCGGGCTGCCGCTAAGCTGCAGCGACCCCTGCCTGAGGGGCTCGAGGCCGCTGAGTCTGAACTGCCTGTGGACACTGAGACCCCCCAGCTGGAGTGTGGCTCCGGGGCTGGTGGAGACCCACCCCTGCTCAGACTCACAGCCCCCTCAGAAGCAGCCCGCGTGGAGAAGAGGCCGTGCTGCCTGCTCATGTGA